The nucleotide window GTTGCAAATCGATGCTTTTGGTCCAGTTTTCGATTGCTTCATCAAGGAAATCGGCTTTTTTCGAACGACCCTGATTGTTTTTAAATTGAGGATCATCTGCTATATCCTCTCGTCCGATTGCATACATTAAACGTTTAAAAATAGCATCACTATTTCCGCCAATGACAATATATTTTTTATCTTTGCATTGATAGGTGTTCGATGGGGTGACTCCAGGCAATTTCGCCCCGGTTCTTTCCCTTACCACACCGAATTTATCATATTCGGGCAACATGGATTCCATCATACTGAATACTGATTCATAGAGTGCGACATCAATCATCTGGCCTTCGCCAGTGCCTTGTACATCGCGATGATACACTGCCATCATGGCACCGATAACCGCATATAATGCAGATAATGAATCGCCGATGCTGATACCGACTCTTGGGGGTGGAGAATCGGGATATCCTGTTATGTAACGAATCCCTCCCATGGATTCACCGATACTACCGAAACCTGTCTTGTCACGGTATGGGCCTGATTGTCCGTAACCGGAAACCATTACCATGATTAACCCCGGATTTATTTCAGAAAGTTGCTCATAGCCAAGGTTCCATTTTTCCATCGTACCGGGCCGGAAATTTTCAACAACGATGTCTGCTTCTTTCACCAAAGATCTGACAATTTGCTGCCCTTCCTCTGATTTAAGATCAATGGTCACAGATTTTTTATTTCTTGATTGAAGGGAATGCCATAATGATTGTCCTTCATAAATGTATCTCCATTCACGAATGGGGTCTCCCTTCCCCGGTGC belongs to Salicibibacter cibi and includes:
- a CDS encoding CaiB/BaiF CoA transferase family protein → MASPLEGLKVIELGTLIAGPFAGRLFAEFGADVIKIEAPGKGDPIREWRYIYEGQSLWHSLQSRNKKSVTIDLKSEEGQQIVRSLVKEADIVVENFRPGTMEKWNLGYEQLSEINPGLIMVMVSGYGQSGPYRDKTGFGSIGESMGGIRYITGYPDSPPPRVGISIGDSLSALYAVIGAMMAVYHRDVQGTGEGQMIDVALYESVFSMMESMLPEYDKFGVVRERTGAKLPGVTPSNTYQCKDKKYIVIGGNSDAIFKRLMYAIGREDIADDPQFKNNQGRSKKADFLDEAIENWTKSIDLQPALDIMDEAQVPAGSIYNIEDIVQDTHYQEREMIQNFMLNETDSLKIPGVVPKMSKTPGKTQWLGPELGAHTKPILTDYLNMNEEKIKELQDKGII